TTTCCTTTGATTTCTCAACCATCTCTCAAATTTGTAtgcaaaataattgtaaatgtCAAAATGGTTCTGGATCTTATTTTACTTAACAGAGCCCAAACACTGCAGCAATGCCTCCTCCAGGTGTGTGTCTGAACATTATGGAGGCTCGTCAAAAGCAAGAGGGTTATGGTAGCTTCGCCAACCCTGACAGGTTCTTCAACCAAAACTACCAGGAGCTGATACAGTGCTGTGTCGCCCAAGGAGTAAAATACATCGATCAAACGTTCCCCCCGGACAGGAACTCCATCGGCCAAGGGATACTGAAACCCTCTGACCTGGCCCGTGTTGTGTGGCTGAGACCAGAGGTGAGTGCTTTGCACGGGTTACACAGAAGCAGAAGAGAGCCCATATAACAATAAATGTTTAATCACGTATGTTATTAATCGTAGTCTGTCACCAGCAGGCCACTAAACTGATACAGCCAAGATAACATCTTTCAGTGATTCACTGTGTAGCATTTTTGACTCAGGTTCTGAGTTCAAAATCAACCTAATTGACAGGTTAGAGTGAAAATGGCATGTTGTCCCTCTGTTCAAATGATTTGCCTCCCACAGTGCAAACACAGGTAAGTGTCTGGCTATgtatgttttttacattttttgaatgACTGCTGTACTAGTTGCTGATTGAGGCTATACGAAAACCAGAAgttcaaaaaacaaacttgacattTCTTCAACACACCATTTTAATAGTGTATGTTTAGGGACCGTACTGTACACAAAGGATTGGTGTCGGGTGGGGGGGGCTAAACCtcgtattttacattttaaaatgtcatggCCCTCCCCACTATTATTACAGTTTCTTTGGTACTTCCTCTGACTTAGAAAAAACTGCAACGCCATCCCTTAAATATCCTAAAACGATAAcagtacaaaaataataatatccaATCATtaataactaaaaaactaaGTGTCTTGGTTGCAGATTAGCTAGCTCTGGAAGAACAAACGATAAAGGATGTGTGGTCAGATCTCCTGTGAAATAAATCTTATCTGATTATATCAGCAATAGCTAGCAATATTAGCAATATTCTTTTTATGTCTATGCTAATAAAATACTCACATGCACATTTCTGCATATAAAGAATCATTagtaattgtattgtattagGATATAAAATGTGAACCTATCCTCTTTTTTCAAAGTCATTTTTGACTGTTAACACTCCCTCCGTTTCAGAAAATTGCTCCTTGTCCAGCCTTCGTACTTGATGGCGTCTCCAGGTTTGACTTTGCTCAAGGAGTACTTGGTAGCGAAATTTCTTTATTCATCACTTTTTACTGTTATGCCTTCTTGTCTCtctaacaacattttttttactcaggAAACTGCTGGTTTCTTGCTTCTATTGGAGCTCTAACATTCCAGAACGACATCCTTGGACAAGTTGTTCCTCTTGAGCAAAAATTTGATGAGAAATACTGCGGGCTGTTCCACTTCAGGGTAAATACTAACATATACTAGCATAACTGGTAGTTATTTTAAGTACTATATTTTCATTGAACATTGATTGAAGTCAGACTTACTGTGCTGAGTATGTGATGTCACTTTCCACATTCTTATGGACtgcatttaacatttttaacatttcatttgCGGAAATTCATTTTTTACTGTGAATAAtgtgaaaaagaaatatttttgcACACCTAAAAATAATGACTGACCACACGTTAACATTTAACTTCAGTCATGACACATACAGTGCCATGCTTTACTtgtaaatgtatcttttttttttttttttttgtacttgtcAACCTTTATATTCTCATCTTTTTTAACGAATTCAGTTCTGGAGATTTGGAAGGTGGATGGATGTTGTCATTGATGACATGCTACCGACAATCAATGGGAAACTAATCTTTGTTCACTCTAAAGACCAAAATGAGTTCTGGCCTGCTTTGATGGAGAAAGCCTATGCCAAGTATGAAACAAAAGCACATTGTTTCTCAgacatatttgttttgttagCATGAGTGTTGTCCTATATCTGGAGTATCTGTaacaataatatcacatccatttGTGTCAGAGTGTGTGGTTCCTATACCGACATGAATGCTGGAACTCCTGCAGAGGCTATGATGGACTTCACAGGTGGTGTTCACATGTGTATCAATCTGTCAGATCCCCCTGCAAACCTGTGGACGCTAATGTGCAGAGCTGGCCTATCCAAGTCACTGATGGGCTCTGGCACACCCCAAGGGGTAAGCACAAATATACCACACAAAACCAACCATGGCTGGTTCTTTTGTCATCTCACTTTACCAAGTCACTTGTTTCCAAATGCTCTTGTatagtttctattttttattctaCTGGAACAAAAGCACCAACATATCACTGACAGTATGATAATAACGTCCAAAACACAAGATTCACtttcagtggtttctgtgatgacaaatacaatatatgaaaaaaatactttcaaataacaaaaataaaaaataaaacagctaaAATACACAGAGCTACCTATAGCTGTGACATCGTGGACAAAGCAACCGAATGAGTATGTtcttccaacacattctcactctcccatcACGTAAAATAAGGACGCTTGGTCAtttgcctttggcgtttgttattcaggctaaaagtctcctttagcgtcgaGACTCTTGACGTCCCTTTGGCGCTCTGGGTCGGGTCgtacgtacgtttaactgacatacggcacaagaatgggacagttaggtttaggaaaagatcgtggatGGGGTTATgcaatgtacgtttcagtgacacacagcacaagaacaggacacgaacccccgtctcctgggttaaagtcttatgttgtttgacccatccaccaccccaaccacccTCCTTACGCAGCATTTCGGTCTTTCATGCTACTCGCTatcgttgtcgctcttaatactacgtcatcttacagcgccgaggtcgtgctgctgctctgcccggtgcgttccatacatacgctgaagggtgctttttgcgtcgtacctgatgctgagagccaccgaccaagcgtccgtattttacgagttgggagtgagaacggatTGGTACTTCCGCTTATGCACAGGACGTCAGTTGAGCAGGCGGTCCTTCAATGTGGCCAGGACACATTGGCATGACCACCTCAGAATGTGGTCTGAGCGATCGGGTCTCAATCCATCCTCAATACATCTCGGGTAATATTCCCacctgtacttagagctgtccacttgtgatcacTTAGGAAGCATGTTATTAGCAGGTCTGAACAGGGCCATAGACTAGTTAGAAAGATGCTGAAGAATAAACTGAACTTCAACttgaacaaaaatacatgttgAAATTGAAGTTATATTCCTCAAGTGAAGAGCTGCACTGGAGGCAAAAAGAGCCAGAGCAAGCCTGGTCACTTGATGGGTTCATATTCTTCCTGCACAAATTGTTGAAGAAACATGTTTACCTTCTTTGTGTCCACACTTACTTAGCCATTAAAGCTGAAGAAACTTTTGGCGGAAAGAAGAAATTTCTTCTTCTCAAAATTTTTTTACCACTCTCATTTCTGTCTatgaaatatgaagctacagccagtagttggttagcttagcttagcacaaaaactGGAACGGGCAAACAACTAGCCTGGCTTAGCaagtttttatttcaaaaattGGGCGCTATCTTAAGGTCCAGTATCCAGTTCTCATGGTCGAGAGcatcctgtttccagtctttgtgctaagctagctgTCGGCTGTATCTTCGCATTTaagtacagacatgagagtgtaCTATCTAACTCTAAAGCAAAAAGtggatttcccaaaatgttgaaatattgtTTAAACTGACCTCAAGTTGTTCGTAATTTAGCCATTAGCTAACGTCCATTTTCGTTTATTGTAACGGAGACATGAAAATCACTGTTGTGTCTACAACACATATactgcattgtttttttgtcagtcaACTTTTATTAACGACAAATGTTTCTGGCTTGTAGGAGACACCTGCCAACAATAAACTGCCAAATGGGTTGATCCAAGGCCATGCCTACACTGTCACGGGTGTGAAACAGGTGAAGAATTATACTTAAGATTGCACTTGGAATTGGAAGTTACAACACAACAACCACTTATTAAAAAGTTATCATGAAGATTGTATGATCAACAGCTAGCAATCAGGTTTTTAAACTTCTTCAGAAGCATACCTTTGCAAATGATTAATGGAATACATGCTGTTATGATTGCTGGTCAGGTGATAAGCCGAGGGAAACCAGTAAACCTGGTGCGTTTGTGGAACCCCTGGGGCCAAGGAGAGTGGATTGGAGACTGGAGTGATCGGTGAGTACGACTGCCACTCAGTGACTCTCTCACAGAGACATGACTCTGATTTTCAGaaatattttgattattttctaaTGACAAGATAAGTGAAGATGTATTTATTGTCACGTCATGTCTTTAATATTCTTATCATGTACGCAACAATTGCAGAGAAGCAGTTGTTGGCAATGAAAATCTTAGGCCTCAGACACAACCCAGCAATGCTCATTCTTTCATTCATCTACTTTTAGCTGAAAGCCAACAGGTTGGTAACAGCGAGGGGTCATCTGCTTTTCTTTTACAGTACACATAAAAGACTTAAACAGGTCATTTGGAAGAGGTGCATGAGAAGCCTGTGAAACTGTCCTGAAAATCTCCCTCCAGTTATTCTAAACTGGTTTTGCCATTTACAGTGAAGTAATCTGCTGTAATGGCCTGCCTTAAAGGCAACTTAAAacaattttgttttcattcacaGAAAATACCACCTGTACTGTatttgcatactgtatgtgttgagaAGAAAATTGAGAGGCAGCGTTTTCTAAGCCTCAGGACGTATGTTAGAACTTGCCTCTGAATGCTCCCTTCTTACTTCACAAACTGTCTTCAAGGTCATCTCTGTGGGAAACCGTGAGTGCTAAAGATCGTGAAATGTGCCAATCAGTGGATGATGATGGAGAGTTTTGGTAAGCAAATTCAACCCAATGTTGGAAACTTTTCTAAGCATCTGGATGTTTTCTGTCCCACTCATACCCACCATACAAAGTAACTACTACAAAACCGTGCTATGTATTTAAAAAGTAAGATATTCCCAAACAATGCTTTACAATGGCAACAAATAAAACAGTACTACTTATGTAGCATTATAAAATATAACATATTTCAACATTCGAGAAATTGAGCCAATTTCTATTGTAAATAGATTTTACTGTGGTGGTTAAGATATATTTCTGATTTTAGTGTGATGTCACACTAAAATCACAAATATATCTAGCATATGCTAGGTAAAATGCAGCTTGCATACTGTGTagaaaagaatgacagttgTCCGTTACAGGATTGTGAAAATATTGTGAAAGCACCTTGAAGAACTTGCTTGTTTGTCGTTCCTTCACAAACTCACTAATTCACAAATACACAGAGGGAGCTGTCGTTCAGTAGTAGACGTACAGTAGGTATGTTTGCTGTATTGTGAATGTAAAATATTCCATCTACACTCCTAAAAAATTGAAATTTCCCAAGAGGGATTAATAATAAAAGTACTTCTAACCCATACTGAAACAGACGgaatatatttatctttatgaATCGTATACTGTATTTCTCAAGGTCAGGGTTTCAGCATTATCCTAAATCAATATCTGATGTCAACAGGATGACCCTGGAAGACTTCTGTAAGTTCTACTCAGATCTTGACATCTGCTCCCTATATCCCAACTTCCTTGATGGAAATTCTTCTCACTGGAAGACCTCCATGTATGAGGGCAGATGGGTTGCAGGAACAACTGCTGGAGGTTGCATGAATAATAAAGGTACTTCCAGGATGTCTGGACTCAAATTTAATAAGAACTGATATTATTTGTCATACCATGTGTTTGATAACACTATAAAATACTAGTACGTGGCACCTGCCATATCAACATTAACCACAATCTGTCACTGCAACAGACGTGAATATCCTTTTAACCCTCTTAGATTTGCATTTGCCTTTTGTCTAGGAGGTTACTTATTCAAAAGTAAAAGCAAAATGCAGCAGGGGAGAGTTCTGCACAGAGAAAGCTGGACTAAATGAGAGTGGAGCAACAACCAAATCATCCTTCATATTCCCGACTCCCTTCGAGCcttcaaaaaataaatgaataaacactAGAATAAACCATAATTAAAAATTATAGAACACATtgttaataatacaaataataatagcaTGTCTGTACTGAACCAATAGATTATCACTGAAATTCTGCACCAAGGTGTTTTGGGCAAGGGCCATTATCCACActtaatatttataaaaaacacaGTTCTCTTCTTatcttataatatataatgcaaTGTATGGATTTATGAGAAAtccatgttgaaaaaattaAGAGACTAATCAAGGCTTTAAGAGCCCGGATGCTCAAGTTATCAGTGCAACTGTGCAGCACTGTcaaacttgtttttatttctgtagcTTCAGCcattgctttttcagttatgaTCCCAGCAGAGTTAGGACCGAGATCTTGAAATGCTGTCACTTACAACAGGTCCAAGGGGGCGACAAGTTATCAAATTATCAACCTAATTTGCTTTATTAACAATTCCTCTGAAATGATACATATGTTCCACACAGTTAAGACTAGATTAGATACGGACCTTGCTCACAGTCACATCAATAATTAACATCATGCTGTAAAAGCAGGACAGTTTAAATTTGGATTTAGAGCTGGTAGAGAGGAGAGGCAGGTGTGTTTACGCGAACAGCTAACTTTACAAGAATTTGTTCAAATTTCAAGAATCGCGGCAGACtaagataaacaaaaaaataaactgacagcttttatttaagattgtttgtaaaaaagaatcgctatttgcagagtagcatgctgtttGTGTAAATTACAAAACTTATACAACTACGTTACTTTGTTATATAGTACAGAATATAAAAACTCACAAATCCTCTACTGCTGCAAGCGATGATACTGTAGATTCAATAATAGATaagttgacattttgagaaCAATTCAAACTTAGTGAGATTGCTGAGTAAGACTTGCTTTGCTTTCAATTTTTCAGTTCATTAGTAATAACTAAAATACATTCAATTTTAAACCTGATAATCAAATCACTTACCCTACTCTTTGCCAAATGATACAATGCAAAAATATGTTACTCCTCTCTTTGTCTTCCAGACAGTTTCTGGACTAATCCTCAGTTTCGGGTCAAGATTGA
This region of Sander vitreus isolate 19-12246 chromosome 20, sanVit1, whole genome shotgun sequence genomic DNA includes:
- the LOC144535618 gene encoding calpain-8, whose amino-acid sequence is MPPPGVCLNIMEARQKQEGYGSFANPDRFFNQNYQELIQCCVAQGVKYIDQTFPPDRNSIGQGILKPSDLARVVWLRPEKIAPCPAFVLDGVSRFDFAQGVLGNCWFLASIGALTFQNDILGQVVPLEQKFDEKYCGLFHFRFWRFGRWMDVVIDDMLPTINGKLIFVHSKDQNEFWPALMEKAYAKVCGSYTDMNAGTPAEAMMDFTGGVHMCINLSDPPANLWTLMCRAGLSKSLMGSGTPQGETPANNKLPNGLIQGHAYTVTGVKQVISRGKPVNLVRLWNPWGQGEWIGDWSDRSSLWETVSAKDREMCQSVDDDGEFWMTLEDFCKFYSDLDICSLYPNFLDGNSSHWKTSMYEGRWVAGTTAGGCMNNKDSFWTNPQFRVKIDGEYLERDGEKNVLVSLMQKSDKRNRHLVQNLHIGFAVFEVNLQYKAQKGKFPASFFSSHVPVGQTKTYMNARDVMAFLLLKPGEYVIVPSTFNPNEISSFILTILSKEETHGYENSADHKHEPIRKFKKVMNVQEDENKRKLFSQYSDKYEEVDAEQLQRLLNEKILKGDLKSGGFSIDACRSMVALMDTSITGKLNGEEFVRLWRKVITYKDIFFCTDVSRTGTLSLNELRNAFLASGVSISDDMLNLMALRYGASSGHMTLESFISLILRLDCMYKIFKQLSNGKALNLQESEWICISMYT